In Neorhizobium sp. NCHU2750, a single genomic region encodes these proteins:
- the rsmA gene encoding 16S rRNA (adenine(1518)-N(6)/adenine(1519)-N(6))-dimethyltransferase RsmA: protein MATLDGLPPLRDVIQRHGLDAKKALGQNFLFDLNLTQKIARSAGSLKGVTVFEVGPGPGGLTRAILALGAKKVIAVERDPRALPVLAEVSDYYLGRLDVIEGDALKTDFKALAAERAEGGPVKIIANLPYNVGTQLLINWLLPEDGVWPPFWDSLTLMFQKEVGLRIVADEDDDHYGRLGVLAGWRTDAHMVFDVPPQAFSPPPKVTSTVVHLTPRTNPLPCDVAKLERITHAAFGQRRKMLRQSLKPVGGEALLTKAGIDPQRRAETLSVEEFVSLANAL, encoded by the coding sequence ATGGCAACACTCGACGGCCTGCCACCACTGCGCGATGTCATCCAGCGCCATGGGCTCGATGCCAAAAAGGCGCTCGGGCAGAACTTTCTGTTTGATCTCAACCTCACCCAGAAGATTGCCCGTTCGGCCGGTTCGCTCAAAGGCGTCACCGTGTTCGAGGTCGGCCCCGGTCCCGGCGGCCTGACGCGGGCGATTCTGGCACTCGGTGCGAAAAAGGTGATTGCAGTCGAGCGTGATCCGCGTGCGCTTCCGGTGCTGGCGGAAGTCTCCGACTATTATCTGGGCAGGCTGGACGTCATCGAAGGCGATGCGCTGAAGACCGATTTCAAGGCGCTTGCAGCCGAGAGGGCGGAAGGCGGGCCGGTGAAGATCATCGCCAACCTGCCCTATAATGTCGGCACGCAATTGCTGATCAACTGGCTCCTGCCGGAAGACGGCGTCTGGCCGCCGTTCTGGGACAGCCTGACGCTGATGTTCCAGAAGGAAGTGGGCCTCAGGATCGTCGCCGACGAGGATGACGACCATTACGGCCGGCTCGGGGTGCTGGCCGGCTGGCGCACCGATGCGCATATGGTGTTCGACGTGCCGCCGCAGGCATTTTCTCCGCCGCCGAAGGTGACGTCCACCGTCGTTCATCTGACGCCGCGCACCAATCCCCTGCCCTGCGACGTTGCCAAGCTCGAACGCATCACCCATGCCGCCTTCGGCCAACGTCGCAAGATGCTGCGCCAGAGCCTGAAACCTGTCGGCGGAGAGGCACTGCTTACCAAGGCCGGCATCGACCCGCAGCGCCGAGCAGAGACGCTCTCGGTCGAAGAATTCGTGTCGCTCGCCAACGCGCTTTGA
- the zigA gene encoding zinc metallochaperone GTPase ZigA, whose product MKERLPVTVLSGFLGAGKTTLLNHILANRDGLRVALIVNDMSEVNIDAALVRDGGANLSRTEEQLVEMTNGCICCTLRDDLLTEVRALAEQGRFDYLLIESTGIAEPLPVAATFDFRDENGMSLSDVARLDTMVTVVDAANLLKDYGSGDFLADRGETAGEGDNRTIVDLLVEQIEFADVVILNKIGTATEAERDAARKIIVALNPDARLIETDFGKVELKEILGTGRFDFDKAQEHPLWFKELHGFKDHVPETEEYGIRSFVYRARQPFEPELFQRFIDRSWPGVVRAKGFFWLATRPNFVGEISQAGALVRTGRMGLWWSAVPKERWPDSPDFRRMMQPYLHPVWGDRRQEIVFIGADPMDERKITAELDACLVDAPAFTPESWKKLADPFANWDRQAS is encoded by the coding sequence ATGAAAGAGAGACTCCCCGTCACCGTGCTTTCCGGCTTTCTCGGCGCCGGCAAGACGACGCTGCTCAACCATATCCTTGCCAATAGGGATGGGCTGCGGGTGGCGCTGATCGTCAACGACATGAGCGAGGTCAATATCGATGCAGCGCTGGTGCGTGATGGCGGTGCCAACCTCTCCCGTACCGAGGAGCAATTGGTGGAGATGACCAATGGCTGCATCTGTTGCACGCTGCGCGATGACCTGTTGACCGAGGTTCGGGCCTTGGCGGAGCAGGGCAGGTTCGACTATCTGCTGATCGAATCGACCGGTATCGCCGAGCCGCTGCCGGTTGCCGCCACCTTCGACTTCCGCGACGAGAACGGCATGAGCCTGTCCGATGTCGCAAGGCTCGACACGATGGTGACGGTCGTCGATGCCGCCAATCTTTTGAAGGATTACGGTTCCGGCGATTTCCTTGCCGATCGCGGCGAGACGGCGGGCGAGGGCGACAACCGCACCATCGTCGATCTTCTCGTCGAACAGATCGAGTTTGCCGATGTGGTGATCCTCAACAAGATCGGCACGGCAACCGAGGCTGAACGCGACGCCGCGCGAAAAATCATCGTCGCGCTCAATCCGGATGCCAGGCTGATCGAGACCGATTTTGGCAAAGTGGAGCTGAAGGAGATCCTCGGCACGGGGCGCTTCGATTTCGACAAGGCGCAGGAACATCCGCTCTGGTTCAAGGAACTGCATGGCTTCAAGGATCATGTTCCGGAAACCGAGGAATACGGCATCCGCTCCTTCGTCTATCGCGCCAGACAGCCTTTCGAGCCGGAACTCTTCCAGCGCTTCATCGATCGCTCATGGCCGGGCGTGGTGCGGGCGAAAGGCTTCTTCTGGCTGGCGACGCGGCCGAATTTCGTCGGCGAGATCAGCCAGGCCGGTGCGCTTGTCCGCACCGGTCGGATGGGCCTCTGGTGGTCGGCCGTGCCGAAGGAGCGCTGGCCAGACAGCCCGGATTTCCGCCGAATGATGCAGCCCTATCTGCACCCGGTCTGGGGTGACCGGCGCCAGGAGATCGTCTTCATCGGCGCCGATCCGATGGACGAGCGAAAGATCACCGCCGAACTGGATGCATGTCTCGTCGACGCGCCGGCGTTCACACCGGAAAGCTGGAAGAAACTGGCTGATCCCTTTGCCAACTGGGATCGGCAGGCCTCGTAG
- a CDS encoding ABC transporter substrate-binding protein — protein MKLGLIAALFALSASALPATAFAGSTSYPLTIENCGQKVTFDKTPRKIVSIGQGMTEILYSLGLADKVAGTAVWVGPVLPQYAEANAKIKRLADNDPSFESVVGLEPDLVAAEFEWHVGPMGSVGKREQFSDLGINTYISPADCVAKTNTDGGDGVRKELFTMDLIYREIDELAEIFDVQDRGDKLTADLKAREAAAVASIKGAEAKNLPIVFWFSSKETKGDAFIAGKNSAPAYILKTIGAKNVVSTEEEWPLVGWETIAEANPAVIVIATMDRRRYAADDPKVKIDFLEHDPVVSQLDAVKNRRFVMMDAQSMNPTIRTIDGIETLARGIKSFGLSQ, from the coding sequence ATGAAACTCGGCTTGATTGCCGCGCTCTTTGCGCTTTCCGCATCGGCTCTTCCCGCCACCGCCTTCGCAGGCTCGACCAGCTATCCGCTGACCATCGAGAATTGCGGCCAGAAGGTCACATTCGACAAGACACCTCGAAAGATCGTCTCGATCGGCCAGGGCATGACCGAAATCCTCTATTCGCTCGGGCTCGCCGACAAGGTCGCCGGCACCGCCGTCTGGGTCGGCCCGGTACTGCCGCAATATGCCGAGGCCAATGCGAAGATCAAACGGCTTGCCGACAACGATCCGAGCTTCGAGTCGGTCGTCGGGCTGGAGCCGGATCTGGTTGCCGCCGAATTCGAATGGCATGTCGGTCCGATGGGCTCGGTCGGCAAGCGCGAGCAGTTTTCCGATCTCGGTATCAACACCTATATCTCGCCGGCCGATTGCGTCGCCAAGACCAATACCGATGGCGGCGACGGGGTGCGCAAGGAACTCTTCACGATGGACCTGATCTATCGGGAGATCGATGAACTGGCCGAGATCTTCGACGTACAGGACCGCGGCGACAAGCTCACCGCCGATCTCAAGGCGCGCGAGGCGGCAGCGGTCGCCTCGATCAAGGGGGCCGAGGCGAAGAACCTGCCGATCGTCTTCTGGTTCTCCAGCAAGGAGACCAAGGGCGATGCCTTCATCGCCGGCAAGAACAGTGCGCCCGCCTATATCCTGAAGACGATCGGCGCGAAAAATGTCGTGTCGACCGAGGAGGAATGGCCACTGGTCGGCTGGGAGACGATCGCCGAGGCCAATCCGGCCGTCATCGTCATCGCCACGATGGACCGCCGCCGCTATGCCGCCGACGACCCAAAGGTGAAGATCGATTTCCTCGAACATGATCCGGTCGTCAGCCAGCTCGACGCGGTGAAGAACAGGCGCTTCGTGATGATGGACGCGCAGTCGATGAACCCGACGATCCGCACGATCGACGGCATCGAGACGCTGGCCCGCGGCATCAAGTCCTTCGGCCTGTCGCAGTGA
- a CDS encoding acyltransferase family protein produces MARRHELDLVRISVFLLLIIYHVSLMYGSREFFLKAPDSNIYFDIIHLLSHPWRMSLLFLISGVATAFALERISATELRSRRSRQLLFPLLIGIALLIPPQLYVYFNGVAGMQIGIFEVFARYLTLSPFDLPDGGQHVIVRMEHLWYLAYLWVYTALLALLVSMAHDRIPAAGTWLAALLRGAGLLFWPAALFVLLRVVLRPHFPPTTNLVNDWYSHGLYLSCFLGGVLLGRQEEFWQQLGRMRRPALIVALCCVPALLYQFSMAPLGDHDTWNSIAGNLVLGPFRWCMIVAILGYAQMLRDWRPRALQYLNKAILTYYVLHQTLMLLIAFWLDRMGMFNIAAFVPIVALTLAACAIVYEGWRRLNGLLARPQLA; encoded by the coding sequence ATGGCACGTCGACACGAGCTTGATCTGGTGCGTATTTCCGTTTTTCTGCTTTTAATCATTTATCATGTAAGCCTAATGTACGGTAGCAGGGAGTTTTTCCTGAAGGCGCCCGACAGCAATATTTATTTCGACATCATTCATCTTCTCAGTCATCCATGGCGGATGAGTTTGCTGTTCCTGATTTCGGGCGTGGCGACGGCCTTCGCCCTGGAGCGCATCTCGGCGACGGAGTTGAGAAGCCGGCGATCGAGGCAGTTGTTATTTCCGCTTCTCATCGGCATCGCCCTGCTCATCCCGCCGCAGCTCTACGTCTATTTCAACGGCGTGGCCGGGATGCAGATCGGAATTTTCGAGGTATTCGCCCGCTATCTGACGCTGTCACCTTTCGATCTGCCGGACGGTGGCCAGCATGTGATCGTCAGAATGGAGCATCTGTGGTATCTCGCCTATCTGTGGGTCTATACGGCGCTGCTTGCATTGCTGGTCTCAATGGCGCACGACAGAATACCGGCCGCAGGCACATGGCTGGCCGCCTTGCTCCGGGGCGCAGGCCTGTTGTTCTGGCCGGCAGCATTGTTCGTGCTGCTTCGCGTTGTCCTGCGCCCACACTTCCCGCCGACGACCAATCTCGTCAACGACTGGTATTCCCACGGGCTCTACCTGTCCTGCTTCCTGGGCGGAGTTCTCCTCGGCCGGCAGGAGGAATTCTGGCAGCAGCTTGGCAGGATGCGCAGGCCGGCGCTGATCGTCGCGCTTTGCTGTGTGCCGGCGCTGCTCTACCAGTTCAGCATGGCTCCACTCGGAGATCACGACACGTGGAACTCGATTGCAGGCAATCTGGTCCTTGGGCCTTTCCGCTGGTGCATGATCGTCGCGATCCTCGGCTATGCCCAGATGCTGCGCGACTGGCGCCCCAGGGCCCTGCAATATCTCAACAAGGCGATCCTGACCTATTATGTCCTGCACCAGACGCTGATGCTGCTGATCGCCTTCTGGCTGGACCGGATGGGCATGTTCAACATCGCCGCATTCGTGCCGATCGTGGCGCTGACGCTGGCCGCCTGTGCGATAGTCTATGAAGGATGGCGCCGGCTGAACGGGCTCCTCGCCCGCCCGCAACTCGCCTGA
- a CDS encoding peptidylprolyl isomerase — translation MFEVTGTRRLAIAAAALAASFVVSPIAATAQTTSDVVAVVNRTPITSADVAHRMAFLRLQRQKPDAKVARDQLVDEMLKRQEIARVKMSVSTDDVDASFARFAASNKMTPAQMTQILDKAGVTAEHFKAFIAVQMSWPRLLNARYGSGGSRMSDQELVTRMMENKQKPVTTEYMLKQIIFVVPAAKRNAILNKRKAEAEASRARFPGCDQAKDFAATMLDVSVRDLGRVMTPNLPDDWKPLIENAKNGTTATKVTDRGVEFLAVCNQRQVSDDLAAEAVFREEDLTKAEKSGADPNSKKYLDDLRSKAQIDLK, via the coding sequence ATGTTTGAAGTAACCGGAACGCGCAGGCTGGCAATCGCCGCAGCCGCACTGGCGGCTTCGTTTGTCGTCAGCCCGATCGCTGCGACAGCGCAGACCACGAGCGACGTGGTTGCCGTCGTCAACCGCACGCCGATCACCAGCGCCGACGTGGCGCATCGCATGGCGTTTCTGCGCCTGCAGCGGCAGAAGCCGGATGCCAAGGTTGCCCGTGACCAGCTGGTCGACGAGATGCTGAAGCGTCAGGAAATCGCCCGCGTGAAAATGTCGGTCAGCACCGATGACGTCGACGCCTCGTTTGCCCGCTTTGCGGCGAGCAACAAGATGACGCCTGCTCAGATGACGCAGATCCTCGACAAGGCGGGCGTTACCGCCGAGCATTTCAAAGCCTTCATCGCCGTGCAGATGAGCTGGCCGCGACTTCTCAACGCCCGTTATGGCAGCGGCGGCAGCCGCATGTCGGACCAAGAACTGGTCACCCGGATGATGGAAAACAAGCAGAAGCCGGTTACGACCGAATATATGCTGAAGCAGATCATCTTCGTCGTGCCTGCCGCCAAGCGGAACGCCATCCTCAACAAGCGCAAGGCTGAGGCCGAGGCTTCGCGAGCACGTTTCCCGGGCTGCGACCAGGCCAAGGATTTTGCGGCCACCATGCTCGACGTCTCCGTGCGTGACCTCGGCCGTGTGATGACGCCGAACCTGCCGGACGACTGGAAGCCGCTGATCGAGAATGCCAAGAACGGCACGACGGCGACGAAGGTGACCGACCGCGGCGTGGAATTCCTTGCCGTCTGCAACCAGCGTCAGGTTTCCGACGACCTTGCTGCAGAAGCCGTCTTCCGCGAAGAAGACCTGACCAAGGCGGAAAAGTCGGGTGCCGATCCGAACAGCAAGAAATATCTCGATGATCTGCGCTCCAAGGCACAAATCGATCTGAAATAA
- the pdxA gene encoding 4-hydroxythreonine-4-phosphate dehydrogenase PdxA, with translation MAPVRPLALTQGDPAGIGPDITLSAWAARRETGLPPFLFIGDADVLAARASLLGLDVPVREATPENALSIFEEAVPVFSVPAGIEVAAGEPHVATAAGTISAIETAVSLCFAGRASAVVTNPIAKSVLYQSGFQFPGHTEFLADLAMKETGRHVLPVMMLAGPKLRAIPVTIHIPLSAVPAALTEELILETCRVTNHDLKTRFGLERPRIAVAGLNPHAGEDGAIGLEDQDVIHPAIVKLREEGLHVFGPLPADTMFHDEARSRYDVAICMYHDQALIPAKALGFDTSVNVTLGLPFIRTSPDHGTAFGIAGQGIARETSLVEALKLAAQLATNTQPESGAA, from the coding sequence ATGGCGCCCGTTCGCCCGCTTGCGCTGACCCAGGGCGATCCCGCCGGGATCGGCCCCGACATTACCCTTTCTGCCTGGGCGGCAAGACGGGAAACCGGCCTGCCGCCTTTCCTGTTCATCGGCGATGCCGACGTGCTTGCAGCACGCGCTTCCCTTCTCGGGCTCGATGTGCCCGTTCGCGAGGCGACGCCGGAGAATGCCCTATCGATCTTCGAAGAGGCCGTGCCCGTATTTTCCGTGCCGGCCGGCATTGAGGTTGCCGCCGGAGAGCCGCATGTTGCGACGGCGGCCGGCACGATTTCGGCCATAGAGACGGCAGTCAGCCTCTGCTTTGCAGGCCGCGCTTCGGCCGTCGTCACCAATCCGATCGCCAAGTCGGTCCTCTATCAATCCGGCTTCCAGTTTCCCGGCCACACGGAATTTCTCGCCGATCTGGCGATGAAGGAGACGGGCCGTCACGTTCTGCCGGTGATGATGCTGGCCGGCCCGAAGCTGCGCGCCATTCCGGTGACGATCCATATACCGCTCAGCGCCGTTCCGGCCGCATTGACGGAAGAACTGATCCTTGAGACCTGCCGCGTGACCAACCACGACCTGAAGACCCGGTTCGGCCTCGAGCGGCCACGGATCGCCGTCGCCGGGCTCAACCCGCATGCGGGCGAAGACGGCGCGATCGGGCTTGAAGACCAGGACGTCATCCATCCGGCGATCGTCAAGCTGCGCGAGGAAGGCCTGCATGTCTTCGGCCCGCTGCCGGCCGATACGATGTTCCACGACGAGGCGCGGTCGCGCTATGACGTGGCCATCTGCATGTATCACGACCAGGCCCTGATCCCGGCCAAGGCGCTCGGCTTCGACACATCGGTGAATGTGACGCTCGGCCTGCCCTTCATCCGCACCTCGCCCGACCATGGCACCGCCTTCGGCATTGCCGGCCAGGGTATCGCGCGGGAGACGAGCCTCGTCGAGGCGTTGAAGCTGGCAGCCCAGCTTGCCACCAATACCCAGCCTGAAAGCGGAGCCGCCTGA
- a CDS encoding LPS-assembly protein LptD codes for MAVSNRGNIRRLAAALLTGVSVIVSGVTTDVVYAKDILPVQADNNAKMLLRANELIYNKDTQVVTARGAVQIYYNKYRMVAQKVDYDQKTGHVMATGNIEVIEPAGTRVYADQLDVTNDFGQGFLNSLRVETTDNTRLVAESAERQSTDVMVLNNTVYTACLPCMSTPGKAPLWQVKAQRVIRNGQTHTIRLENAQFELFGMSLGKLPFPVTVPDETVERKSGLLFPRFSASDNLGFGVSIPYYHVFSPSMDATITPTYYSNQGLLVEGELRNRFDNGDHTFRFAGIDQQNPGAFDANTADRSADVRVMAASKGEFQINPRWTFGWNAMVQSDNNFSRTYNLQDVNEETFKNEAYLTGLGTRNYFDLHSYYFDVQDDAKTSLLERQQAIVYPVIDYSWYAPEPVAGGQLSITSNLTNLSRRSDDNYFEGSDYRIPGLEGSYSRITTEAEWKRTFTTDEGLQLTPLLALRGDGVNSTSSGAGVPYSESLEDGTSARYMATAGLEARYPFLITAGSSSHIIEPIAQLYVRPDEQLAGRLPNEDAQSFVFDATNLFERDKFSGYDRIEGGTRANVGFRYTGSFDNGVGLRGIFGQSYQIAGQNSFATADLVNAGANSGLEDNVSDFVAMAAIDLPQGFSLSTNSRFDKDDFDVRRTDVAFDYKTPRVSGKLIYTKVAAQPEYGDDSSTNILENQMSFRINENWSIAGRATWDIDEGKVIRQGLGFSYADECTIFTIGYTSKTDDTTDANGWSVGARLSFRTLGDVNIGSTSGYDKDQRQTYQY; via the coding sequence GTGGCGGTCAGTAACCGCGGAAATATAAGACGGCTTGCCGCCGCCCTGCTGACAGGTGTGTCTGTGATCGTATCCGGCGTGACGACCGATGTCGTCTACGCGAAGGATATCCTTCCCGTGCAGGCAGATAACAATGCGAAGATGCTGCTTCGTGCCAACGAGCTCATCTACAATAAGGACACTCAGGTCGTCACCGCGCGTGGCGCCGTGCAGATCTATTACAATAAGTACCGCATGGTGGCGCAGAAGGTCGATTACGACCAGAAGACCGGCCATGTGATGGCGACCGGCAATATCGAAGTGATCGAGCCGGCGGGTACGCGCGTCTATGCCGACCAGCTGGACGTGACGAACGATTTCGGCCAGGGCTTCCTCAATTCGCTGCGCGTCGAGACGACCGACAATACCCGTCTGGTTGCCGAGAGCGCCGAGCGGCAGAGTACCGATGTGATGGTGTTGAACAACACCGTCTATACGGCATGCCTGCCCTGCATGAGCACGCCCGGCAAGGCGCCGCTTTGGCAAGTCAAGGCCCAGCGCGTCATCCGTAACGGCCAGACCCACACGATCCGGCTGGAAAATGCACAGTTCGAACTGTTCGGAATGTCGCTCGGCAAGCTGCCCTTCCCGGTGACCGTTCCCGATGAAACCGTCGAGCGCAAATCCGGTCTGTTGTTCCCGCGCTTCAGCGCATCGGACAATCTCGGCTTCGGCGTCAGCATACCGTATTACCATGTCTTCTCGCCAAGCATGGATGCGACGATCACGCCGACCTACTATTCCAACCAGGGTCTGCTCGTCGAAGGTGAGCTGCGCAACCGGTTCGATAATGGTGATCATACGTTCCGCTTTGCCGGCATCGACCAGCAAAATCCCGGAGCCTTCGACGCCAACACGGCAGACCGCTCGGCGGATGTACGCGTGATGGCTGCGTCCAAGGGCGAGTTCCAGATCAATCCGCGCTGGACGTTCGGCTGGAACGCGATGGTGCAGAGCGACAACAATTTCTCGCGCACCTACAATCTGCAGGATGTGAACGAAGAAACGTTCAAGAACGAGGCCTATCTGACCGGTCTTGGCACGCGTAACTATTTCGACCTGCACAGCTATTATTTCGACGTGCAGGACGACGCCAAGACCAGCCTTCTGGAACGCCAGCAGGCGATCGTCTATCCGGTCATCGATTACAGCTGGTATGCGCCCGAACCCGTGGCTGGTGGCCAGCTGTCGATTACGTCGAACCTGACCAACCTGTCGCGCCGTTCCGACGACAACTATTTCGAAGGCAGCGACTATCGCATCCCCGGTCTTGAGGGCAGCTACAGCCGCATCACCACCGAGGCCGAGTGGAAGCGCACCTTCACGACCGATGAAGGCCTGCAGCTCACGCCGCTTCTGGCACTGCGCGGAGATGGTGTGAACAGCACCTCGTCCGGCGCCGGTGTGCCATATTCGGAAAGCCTCGAGGATGGTACGAGCGCCCGTTACATGGCGACCGCCGGTCTTGAGGCACGCTATCCGTTCCTCATCACCGCAGGCAGCAGCAGCCACATCATCGAGCCGATCGCACAGCTTTACGTGCGTCCGGACGAGCAGCTTGCCGGTCGCCTGCCGAACGAGGACGCACAGAGCTTCGTGTTCGACGCCACCAATCTTTTCGAACGTGACAAATTCTCCGGTTACGACCGGATTGAAGGCGGCACGCGCGCCAATGTCGGCTTCCGCTATACCGGTTCGTTCGACAATGGCGTGGGCTTGCGCGGCATCTTCGGCCAATCCTATCAGATTGCGGGTCAGAACTCGTTCGCGACCGCCGATCTGGTCAATGCCGGCGCCAATTCAGGCCTGGAAGATAACGTGTCGGATTTCGTCGCGATGGCCGCGATCGATCTGCCGCAGGGCTTCAGCCTGTCGACCAACAGCCGCTTCGACAAGGATGATTTCGATGTCCGCCGCACCGATGTCGCCTTCGATTACAAGACCCCGCGGGTCAGCGGCAAGCTGATCTACACCAAGGTCGCAGCCCAGCCGGAATATGGCGACGATTCGTCGACGAATATTCTGGAAAATCAGATGAGCTTCCGGATCAACGAGAACTGGTCGATCGCCGGACGCGCCACCTGGGATATCGACGAGGGCAAGGTGATCCGCCAGGGCCTGGGCTTCAGCTATGCGGACGAATGCACGATCTTCACGATCGGCTACACGAGCAAGACCGACGATACGACCGATGCAAACGGCTGGAGCGTCGGCGCCCGCCTGAGCTTCAGGACGCTCGGCGACGTCAATATCGGCTCGACGTCCGGTTACGACAAGGACCAGAGGCAAACCTACCAGTATTGA
- a CDS encoding iron ABC transporter permease — MTAGIAIGEMAIPMKTAAAAVTNRLGLTAIAVPRIQEAVIWDYRLSRSLLAAFCGAALALSGAILQSLLRNSLAEPYVLGVSAGASTGAVSVMLLGLGGGAISLSAGAFAGAILAFAFVIVLTTGRQTADRTILAGVAASQLFNALTSYIVSTSANAEQARSVMFWLLGSFSGVRWPDVALAAIVVAVGLVVCIWHSRALDAFTFGEDAARSLGIAVGRVRALLLLVTALMTATMVSMVGAIGFVGLVIPHAARFVVGPGHMRLLPACALTGALFMVVADIVSRIIIAPQVLPIGVVTALVGVPFFSVILYRARRPA, encoded by the coding sequence ATGACGGCGGGGATTGCAATCGGCGAGATGGCGATCCCGATGAAGACGGCGGCTGCGGCCGTCACCAACAGGCTCGGCCTGACCGCAATCGCGGTGCCACGCATCCAGGAAGCGGTGATCTGGGATTACCGCCTGTCACGCTCGCTGCTTGCCGCCTTCTGCGGCGCGGCGCTGGCGCTGTCGGGTGCGATCCTGCAGTCGCTCTTACGCAACTCGCTGGCCGAACCCTATGTGCTCGGCGTTTCGGCCGGTGCCTCCACAGGCGCGGTTTCGGTCATGCTGCTGGGGCTTGGCGGCGGGGCGATCTCGCTTTCGGCCGGCGCTTTTGCCGGGGCGATCCTCGCCTTCGCCTTCGTCATCGTGCTGACGACCGGGCGACAGACGGCAGACCGCACCATTCTGGCGGGCGTCGCCGCCTCGCAGCTGTTCAATGCGCTCACCTCCTATATCGTCTCGACCTCGGCCAATGCCGAACAGGCGCGCAGCGTGATGTTCTGGCTGCTCGGCAGCTTTTCCGGCGTCCGCTGGCCCGACGTGGCGCTTGCCGCGATCGTCGTCGCCGTCGGGCTCGTCGTCTGCATCTGGCATTCGCGGGCGCTCGATGCCTTCACCTTCGGCGAGGATGCCGCCCGTTCGCTCGGCATCGCTGTCGGCCGGGTACGCGCCCTGCTGCTTCTCGTCACCGCGCTGATGACGGCCACCATGGTCAGCATGGTCGGTGCCATCGGCTTCGTCGGACTCGTCATTCCGCATGCAGCCCGCTTCGTCGTCGGGCCCGGCCATATGCGGCTGCTGCCCGCCTGCGCGCTGACCGGCGCACTGTTCATGGTGGTTGCCGATATCGTCTCGCGCATCATCATCGCGCCGCAGGTGCTGCCGATCGGTGTGGTCACAGCACTGGTCGGCGTGCCGTTCTTCTCCGTCATCCTCTACCGTGCAAGGAGACCCGCATGA
- a CDS encoding ABC transporter ATP-binding protein — translation MSAEAILAAHAVRFLAGRKVIVDGISVSVEAGQTLGLIGPNGSGKSSLIRLLAGLRGPAEGNVSLDGRAIGSFGRRELARRVAVVEQHSMTEAHVNVVDVVKLGRTPHRSALSPWTQEDDRQVDEALSRVGLQDRREQSWHTLSGGERQRVQLARALAQSPSVLILDEPTNHLDIQHQIDILRLVAELPVTTVVAIHDLNLAARFCDRIAVLSAGKLVACGPPFEILTETLIADVFGVEAHVSVSTHHGRLHIQYLM, via the coding sequence ATGAGCGCCGAGGCGATACTTGCCGCCCATGCGGTCCGTTTCCTGGCCGGCCGCAAGGTGATCGTCGACGGCATTTCCGTGTCCGTCGAGGCCGGGCAGACGCTCGGGCTGATCGGCCCCAACGGCTCGGGAAAATCCTCGCTGATCCGGCTGCTTGCGGGGCTGCGCGGCCCGGCGGAAGGCAACGTCAGTCTGGACGGCCGGGCGATCGGCAGTTTCGGGCGGCGGGAACTTGCCCGGCGCGTCGCGGTCGTCGAGCAGCATTCGATGACGGAGGCACATGTCAACGTGGTCGATGTGGTGAAGCTCGGCCGCACGCCGCATCGCTCGGCACTCTCGCCCTGGACGCAGGAGGACGACCGGCAGGTCGATGAGGCACTGTCCCGCGTCGGCCTCCAGGACCGGCGGGAGCAATCGTGGCACACGCTCTCCGGCGGCGAGCGCCAGCGGGTGCAGCTGGCGCGGGCGCTGGCGCAGTCTCCGTCCGTGCTGATCCTCGATGAACCGACCAACCATCTCGATATCCAGCACCAGATCGACATCCTGCGGCTCGTGGCAGAGCTACCGGTCACCACGGTGGTCGCGATCCACGACCTCAACCTCGCCGCCCGCTTCTGCGACCGGATCGCGGTTCTGTCCGCGGGAAAACTGGTGGCCTGCGGCCCGCCCTTCGAGATCCTGACCGAGACGCTGATTGCCGACGTGTTCGGTGTCGAGGCACATGTCTCGGTCTCGACGCATCACGGCCGGCTGCACATCCAATACCTGATGTAA